A DNA window from Scylla paramamosain isolate STU-SP2022 chromosome 10, ASM3559412v1, whole genome shotgun sequence contains the following coding sequences:
- the LOC135104509 gene encoding uncharacterized protein LOC135104509 isoform X1: MSDQNEAHGTPRRSSSSSSEKKRREKDSVPLLASKRRATQDTGVKDGPSQPRPECGSPPAVAGPSRANTTTECSSGGETINRLSALLSDLIEKLDNNPVREDEPYDNCENIRGLHDISSSEEDATVNSVGLLDPLDELDTFHSMPASQDCDEVDFLKALGEFSGLFHSEEQKGEPLSERLASILNLSLRRRPSAEGIKSTCEKIKLPGNVPNLKVPVTNAAVSKTMSFGGKLIDAKLTQTNGLISKALVPIALCISDIGEKKGKNINSYLDGLNMSLRLLSSVINYINQLRKEVARLHVHDSALAELCKWEYEVGQDALFPFDVTKKCKEIHKTKKLGRPTYRPYKSSWRKYASNKQTRRPYQVSSHSRLHNQPRPFLGQKHPQGRGMHLPKLHQ; the protein is encoded by the coding sequence ATGTCGGACCAGAACGAGGCTCACGGAACGCCAAGGCGTTCGTCATCGTCGTCCTCTGAGAAGAAGAGACGTGAGAAAGACTCTGTGCCTTTACTGGCCAGTAAAAGGAGGGCCACCCAGGACACGGGAGTGAAGGACGGCCCGAGTCAACCACGGCCCGAGTGTGGTTCACCACCAGCTGTGGCCGGCCCAAGTCGCGCCAACACAACAACCGAGTGCTCGTCTGGCGGTGAAACTATCAACCGGCTATCTGCATTGTTGAGTGATTTAATTGAAAAACTCGACAATAACCCAGTACGGGAAGATGAGCCTTACGATAACTGTGAAAATATTCGTGGCCTTCATGACATTTCCTCGTCTGAGGAAGACGCCACAGTAAATTCAGTGGGTTTGCTTGACCCTTTGGATGAACTGGACACGTTCCACTCCATGCCTGCGTCCCAAGACTGTGATGAGGTTGATTTTCTTAAGGCATTAGGGGAATTCTCAGGTCTTTTCCATAGTgaggaacagaaaggagagCCCCTCTCTGAGCGTTTGGCCTCCATCCTGAATTTGAGTTTGAGACGTCGACCGTCCGCTGAAGGTATAAAATCTACTTGTGAAAAAATCAAGCTCCCAGGCAATGTGCCAAACCTAAAAGTTCCGGTGACCAACGCTGCTGTTTCCAAAACGATGAGTTTTGGTGGAAAATTGATTGACGCCAAGCTTACTCAAACTAATGGCCTGATCTCAAAAGCTTTAGTTCCTATTGCACTGTGCATAAGCGATAtcggggaaaagaaaggaaaaaatataaattcatacTTAGATGGACTAAACATGAGTCTTAGGCTGCTTTCCTCTGTTATTAATTACATTAATCAACTACGGAAAGAAGTTGCACGGCTCCATGTTCACGACTCTGCCTTGGCTGAGCTTTGCAAGTGGGAGTATGAGGTTGGACAAGATGCTCTTTTTCCGTTTGATGTGACTAAGAAATGCaaggaaatacataaaacaaagaaactggGAAGGCCTACATACCGTCCTTACAAGTCTTCTTGGAGGAAGTATGCTTCAAACAAGCAAACTAGGCGGCCCTATCAGGTTTCCTCGCATTCTCGGCTACATAACCAGCCAAGGCCTTTTTTAGGCCAGAAGCATCCCCAGGGGAGAGGGATGCATTTACCAAAACTCCACCAATAA
- the LOC135104509 gene encoding valine--tRNA ligase-like isoform X2, producing MARRCGWRLLGGGCKTEGCGEGSRRKIWTPVSPLACFPLPLGWPGQGRGETMPDLARFYATTLKTGHGILFWVAQVVMLGLDLMRRLSFETVLLHGLQGDGGGHKMSKSWGSVKDLLDVISGASLEASQSVELMPFGPPCAPPASRVIVA from the exons ATGGCGaggaggtgtgggtggcggcTGCTCGGAGGAGGATGCAAGACGGAAGgctgtggagaaggaag caggaggaagatctGGACACCTGTTTCTCCTCTGGCCTGTTTCCCTTTGCCTCTGGGCTGGCCGGgtcaggggaggggagagaccaTGCCTGACCTTGCTCGCTTCTACGCAACGACCTTGAAGACTGGTCACGGCATCCTCTTCTGGGTGGCTCAGGTGGTCATGCTGGGACTCGACTTGATGAGGAGGCTTTCCTTTGAG actgTGCTACTGCATGGCCTCcagggtgatggtggcggccacAAGATGTCCAAGTCCTGGGGCAGTGTGAAAGACCTCCTGGATGTCATCAGTGGGGCATCCCTGGAG GCATCCCAGAGTGTGGAGCTGATGCCCTTCGGTCCACCCTGTGCTCCACCAGCTTCAAGAGTCATTGTGGCATAG
- the LOC135104509 gene encoding uncharacterized protein LOC135104509 isoform X6 produces MPDLARFYATTLKTGHGILFWVAQVVMLGLDLMRRLSFETVLLHGLQGDGGGHKMSKSWGSVKDLLDVISGASLEASQSVELMPFGPPCAPPASRVIVA; encoded by the exons aTGCCTGACCTTGCTCGCTTCTACGCAACGACCTTGAAGACTGGTCACGGCATCCTCTTCTGGGTGGCTCAGGTGGTCATGCTGGGACTCGACTTGATGAGGAGGCTTTCCTTTGAG actgTGCTACTGCATGGCCTCcagggtgatggtggcggccacAAGATGTCCAAGTCCTGGGGCAGTGTGAAAGACCTCCTGGATGTCATCAGTGGGGCATCCCTGGAG GCATCCCAGAGTGTGGAGCTGATGCCCTTCGGTCCACCCTGTGCTCCACCAGCTTCAAGAGTCATTGTGGCATAG
- the LOC135104509 gene encoding valine--tRNA ligase-like isoform X3 — MARRCGWRLLGGGCKTEGCGEGRRKIWTPVSPLACFPLPLGWPGQGRGETMPDLARFYATTLKTGHGILFWVAQVVMLGLDLMRRLSFETVLLHGLQGDGGGHKMSKSWGSVKDLLDVISGASLEASQSVELMPFGPPCAPPASRVIVA, encoded by the exons ATGGCGaggaggtgtgggtggcggcTGCTCGGAGGAGGATGCAAGACGGAAGgctgtggagaaggaag gaggaagatctGGACACCTGTTTCTCCTCTGGCCTGTTTCCCTTTGCCTCTGGGCTGGCCGGgtcaggggaggggagagaccaTGCCTGACCTTGCTCGCTTCTACGCAACGACCTTGAAGACTGGTCACGGCATCCTCTTCTGGGTGGCTCAGGTGGTCATGCTGGGACTCGACTTGATGAGGAGGCTTTCCTTTGAG actgTGCTACTGCATGGCCTCcagggtgatggtggcggccacAAGATGTCCAAGTCCTGGGGCAGTGTGAAAGACCTCCTGGATGTCATCAGTGGGGCATCCCTGGAG GCATCCCAGAGTGTGGAGCTGATGCCCTTCGGTCCACCCTGTGCTCCACCAGCTTCAAGAGTCATTGTGGCATAG
- the LOC135104509 gene encoding uncharacterized protein LOC135104509 isoform X4 produces MARRCGWRLLGGGCKTEGCGEGSRRKIWTPVSPLACFPLPLGWPGQGRGETMPDLARFYATTLKTGHGILFWVAQVVMLGLDLMRRLSFETVLLHGLQGDGGGHKMSKSWGSVKDLLDVISGASLEVLCKRVEGSLNAEKVLTGLV; encoded by the exons ATGGCGaggaggtgtgggtggcggcTGCTCGGAGGAGGATGCAAGACGGAAGgctgtggagaaggaag caggaggaagatctGGACACCTGTTTCTCCTCTGGCCTGTTTCCCTTTGCCTCTGGGCTGGCCGGgtcaggggaggggagagaccaTGCCTGACCTTGCTCGCTTCTACGCAACGACCTTGAAGACTGGTCACGGCATCCTCTTCTGGGTGGCTCAGGTGGTCATGCTGGGACTCGACTTGATGAGGAGGCTTTCCTTTGAG actgTGCTACTGCATGGCCTCcagggtgatggtggcggccacAAGATGTCCAAGTCCTGGGGCAGTGTGAAAGACCTCCTGGATGTCATCAGTGGGGCATCCCTGGAG GTACTGTGcaagagggtggaggggagccTGAATGCAGAAAAGGTACTCACTGGTCTTGTATGA
- the LOC135104509 gene encoding valine--tRNA ligase, mitochondrial-like isoform X5, translating to MARRCGWRLLGGGCKTEGCGEGSRRKIWTPVSPLACFPLPLGWPGQGRGETMPDLARFYATTLKTGHGILFWVAQVVMLGLDLMRRLSFETVLLHGLQGDGGGHKMSKSWGSVKDLLDVISGASLEVCDLLVLECVLY from the exons ATGGCGaggaggtgtgggtggcggcTGCTCGGAGGAGGATGCAAGACGGAAGgctgtggagaaggaag caggaggaagatctGGACACCTGTTTCTCCTCTGGCCTGTTTCCCTTTGCCTCTGGGCTGGCCGGgtcaggggaggggagagaccaTGCCTGACCTTGCTCGCTTCTACGCAACGACCTTGAAGACTGGTCACGGCATCCTCTTCTGGGTGGCTCAGGTGGTCATGCTGGGACTCGACTTGATGAGGAGGCTTTCCTTTGAG actgTGCTACTGCATGGCCTCcagggtgatggtggcggccacAAGATGTCCAAGTCCTGGGGCAGTGTGAAAGACCTCCTGGATGTCATCAGTGGGGCATCCCTGGAGGTGTGTGACTtgctggtgctggagtgtgttctGTATTGA